One stretch of Castor canadensis chromosome 12, mCasCan1.hap1v2, whole genome shotgun sequence DNA includes these proteins:
- the Ucn gene encoding urocortin — protein MRQRGCVALLVALLLLAQLRPGSSQWSPEAETRVQDPNLQWRPGTRSQGGGARALLLLLAELFPRRAGPAQWRSGTAGKRPRRDDPPLSIDLTFHLLRTLLELARTQSQRERAEQNRIIFDSVGK, from the coding sequence ATGAGGCAGAGGGGATGCGTGGCGCTGCTGGTGGCGCTGCTGCTTCTGGCACAGCTGCGCCCTGGGAGCAGCCAGTGGAGCCCCGAGGCGGAGACCCGGGTCCAGGACCCGAATCTGCAATGGAGACCCGGGACGCGGAGCCAGGGTGGTGGAGCCCGAGCGCTCCTCTTGCTGCTGGCGGAGCTCTTCCCGCGCCGCGCAGGGCCAGCGCAATGGAGATCCGGGACCGCGGGTAAGCGGCCGCGACGGGACGACCCTCCCCTGTCCATTGACCTCACTTTCCACCTGCTACGGACCCTGCTGGAGCTGGCCCGGACGCAAAGCCAGAGGGAGCGCGCTGAGCAGAACCGCATCATTTTCGACTCGGTGGGCAAGTGA